The Setaria italica strain Yugu1 chromosome IX, Setaria_italica_v2.0, whole genome shotgun sequence genome has a window encoding:
- the LOC101784837 gene encoding uncharacterized protein LOC101784837: MAGRCSLLPLARLLLLVVVLGAVLHCNGAVARPLLGIAEPPASPGAVAEGPGDDAARAGAGGRPDRSEAGGEVILAGFAAAVIIVVFCYIRVTREKSSSGGGGGVGEGEKQESLGAF, from the coding sequence ATGGCTGGCCGCTGCAGCCTACTGCCATTGGCAAGGCTGCTTCTCCTGGTGGTGGTTCTTGGCGCTGTGCTTCACTGCAATGGTGCCGTGGCCAGGCCGCTGCTGGGAATCGCCgagccgccggcctcgccgggCGCCGTGGCGGAGGGACCGGGGGACGATGCTGCGCGGGCAGGGGCAGGCGGCAGGCCCGACCGTTCTGAGGCCGGCGGGGAGGTGATCCTCGCGGGGTTCGCGGCTGCTGTCATCATCGTCGTGTTCTGCTACATCAGGGTCACCAGGGAGaagagcagcagcggcggcggcggcggtgtgggaGAAGGAGAGAAGCAGGAAAGCTTAGGAGCGTTCTAA